The genomic segment CACGTCAAATGACCTTGCCTTGACCTCTGACCGGCCCCCGACTTAACTGGCGCCCCGCCGGTCACCGCCAAGGACATACGCCCTGCCGCTCGCCCCGATCCTCTTCGACACCGCCGATGACGGCCTCGCCGCCGAAATGGCCATGCTCTCGGCCGTGGCCTCCGGCGACACCCGCCGCGCCGCCTTCTTCTGGTCCGTCGCCGCCCCCTGCCTCGTCCTCCCCGACCGCTACGCGCGCTCCGAAACCTACCCGCAAGCCGCACGCACCTGCGCCGCCGCAGGCTGGCCCGTCACCACCCGCAAGACCGGCGGCGGCATCACCCCGCAAGGGCCGGGCGTCCTCAACGTCGCGCTCGCCTTCACCGTCGCCCCGCCGAAAGGCCGCGACATCCGTGGCAGCTATGCCGAAATCACCGACCCGCTCACCGAAGCCTTCGCATCCCTCGGCATCGCCTCCTCCGCCCAGCCCGTCGAAGGCAGCTTCTGCGACGGCGACTACAACCTCGCCGTCGCGGGCCGCAAGATCGTCGGCACGGCCCAGCGCTGGCGCGGCAACACCTGCCTCGCCCACGCGCTTATCCTCATCGATATCGACCTCGCCCCCGCCGTGACAGCCGTCCAGCAGCTCGCCACCGCCCTCGGCCACGACACCCGCTTCGCCCTCGACGTCCACAGCCGCCTCGCCGACCTCGCCGCGCACCCGGACACCCTCACCGAAGACCTGAACGCCGCCCTGCACAAGGCCCTGGCAAACCGCGCCTACGCCGACTGGACCCCCGCAAGCGCCTGACGCATCGCCAGTATCATCGCATCCCGCCGCGCGCTCAGCTCCTCCACCGACTGCCCCGCATTGGCCTCCTCCAGCCCCTCGACCAGCAGCGCAACCGTCGCCTCATCCAGCACCGGCTCGCCCATATCCTGCCACCAACCGTTGAACGTCTCGGCAAAGTGGTCGCAGAACGCCTGCAACCCGCCCACCCCGGCGCCCAGACCGAACAACGCCGTCGGCCCCATCGCCGCCCAGCGCAGCCCCGGCCCGGCGCTCATCGCCTTGTCCACGTCGCCCACGCTCGCCACGCCGCTCTGCACAAGGTGAATGGCCTCGCGCCACACCGCCGCCTGCAACCGGTTCGCCACATGCCCCGGCACCTCGCGCTTCACCCGGATCGTCACCTTCCCGACATCGGCGTAAAACGCCTCCGCCGCCTCCAGTACGCCAGCCTCGGTCCGCTCGTTCGCCATCAGCTCGACCAGCGGTATCAGGTGCGGCGGGTTGAACGGATGCCCGAGAATGAACCGCCCCGGCGACTGCCACCCCGCCTGCATCTGCCCCAGTGTCAGCCCCGACGCCGAGCTCGCCACAACCGCCCCCGGCGCCAGCACCGGCTCGATCTCGGCAAAGGTCGCATGCTTCACCGCCACCCGCTCCGGCACGTTCTCCTGCACGAACCCGGCGCCCTCGACGGCCTCCGCCGCCGAGCCATGAAACGTCACCCGCCCCGGGTCCCCCCGCTCCGTCAGCCCCAGCGCCTCCATCGTCGGCCACGCCCGCTCGACATAGGCCCGCATCGCCGTCTCGGCCCCCTCGACAGGGTCGT from the Roseovarius indicus genome contains:
- a CDS encoding 3-hydroxyacyl-CoA dehydrogenase NAD-binding domain-containing protein; amino-acid sequence: MNDMTQCAVLGAGVIGASWTALFLASGRSVAVYDPVEGAETAMRAYVERAWPTMEALGLTERGDPGRVTFHGSAAEAVEGAGFVQENVPERVAVKHATFAEIEPVLAPGAVVASSASGLTLGQMQAGWQSPGRFILGHPFNPPHLIPLVELMANERTEAGVLEAAEAFYADVGKVTIRVKREVPGHVANRLQAAVWREAIHLVQSGVASVGDVDKAMSAGPGLRWAAMGPTALFGLGAGVGGLQAFCDHFAETFNGWWQDMGEPVLDEATVALLVEGLEEANAGQSVEELSARRDAMILAMRQALAGVQSA
- a CDS encoding lipoate--protein ligase family protein encodes the protein MAMLSAVASGDTRRAAFFWSVAAPCLVLPDRYARSETYPQAARTCAAAGWPVTTRKTGGGITPQGPGVLNVALAFTVAPPKGRDIRGSYAEITDPLTEAFASLGIASSAQPVEGSFCDGDYNLAVAGRKIVGTAQRWRGNTCLAHALILIDIDLAPAVTAVQQLATALGHDTRFALDVHSRLADLAAHPDTLTEDLNAALHKALANRAYADWTPASA